In Lysobacter luteus, a single window of DNA contains:
- the tkt gene encoding transketolase, with amino-acid sequence MPTPTRRDLANAIRFLAIDAVQAANSGHPGMPMGMADIAEVLWNDYLSHNPANPTWFNRDRFVLSNGHGSMLQYALLHLAGYDLSIDDLKNFRQLESRTPGHPENFMTPGVETTTGPLGQGFANAVGMALAEKLLAQRFNRHEHEVVDHRTWVFMGDGCLMEGISHEAASLAGTWGLNKLVAFWDDNHISIDGDTAGWFTDDTPARFEAYGWNVVRGVDGHDADSIKAAIEQALACTDRPTLVCCRTTIGYGSPNKAGKESSHGAPLGLEEIAACRTGLCWEHEPFQIPQAIYDGWRVGDVGKVREDEWNRAFDRYAARFPELAAELTRRSHAELPDGFVAAADAYIAKLQADGPVVASRKASQMAIEAFAPLLPELVGGSADLAHSNLTLWKGSKSVNSTDPDANYVYYGVREFAMTAISNGLNLHGGFIPYDATFLVFSDYARNAVRMSALMGAHAIHVYTHDSIGLGEDGPTHQPIEHLASLRYIPHNDVWRPCDAVESAVSWRAAIQRKDGPSCLVFSRQNLDHQPRSEQQVADIARGGYVLKDSAGAPETILIATGSEVGLAMQAAAQLGDGVRVVSMPSTDVFDRQDAAYRESVLPRACRRRVAIEAGVSGFWGKYVGLDGAVIGIDGFGASAPASQLFPHFGFTVEAVVEAARALGQASAG; translated from the coding sequence ATGCCGACGCCGACCCGCCGCGACCTCGCCAACGCCATCCGCTTCCTCGCCATCGATGCGGTGCAGGCGGCCAACTCCGGCCACCCGGGCATGCCGATGGGCATGGCCGACATCGCCGAGGTGCTCTGGAACGACTACCTGAGCCACAACCCGGCCAACCCGACCTGGTTCAACCGCGACCGCTTCGTGCTGTCCAACGGCCACGGCTCGATGCTGCAGTACGCGCTGTTGCACCTGGCCGGCTACGACCTGTCGATCGACGACCTGAAGAACTTCCGCCAGCTGGAGTCGAGGACTCCGGGCCACCCGGAGAACTTCATGACTCCCGGCGTGGAGACCACCACCGGCCCGCTCGGCCAGGGCTTCGCCAATGCGGTCGGCATGGCGCTTGCCGAAAAGCTGCTGGCGCAACGCTTCAACCGTCACGAACACGAAGTCGTCGACCACCGCACTTGGGTGTTCATGGGCGACGGCTGCCTGATGGAAGGCATCAGCCACGAAGCCGCCTCGCTGGCCGGCACCTGGGGGCTGAACAAGCTGGTCGCGTTCTGGGACGACAACCACATCAGCATCGACGGCGACACCGCCGGCTGGTTCACCGACGACACCCCCGCGCGCTTCGAGGCCTATGGCTGGAACGTGGTGCGCGGCGTCGATGGCCATGATGCCGATTCGATCAAGGCCGCGATCGAGCAGGCGCTGGCCTGCACCGACCGGCCGACCCTGGTCTGCTGCCGCACCACCATCGGCTATGGGTCGCCGAACAAGGCCGGCAAGGAATCCAGCCACGGCGCCCCACTGGGCCTGGAGGAAATCGCCGCCTGCCGCACCGGCCTGTGCTGGGAGCATGAACCGTTCCAGATCCCGCAGGCCATCTACGACGGCTGGCGCGTGGGCGATGTCGGCAAGGTCCGCGAAGACGAGTGGAACCGCGCGTTCGACAGATACGCCGCCCGTTTCCCGGAGCTGGCGGCCGAACTGACCCGTCGCAGCCACGCCGAACTGCCGGATGGCTTCGTCGCCGCGGCTGACGCCTACATCGCCAAGCTGCAGGCCGACGGCCCGGTAGTGGCCTCGCGCAAGGCGTCGCAGATGGCGATCGAGGCGTTCGCGCCGCTGCTGCCCGAGCTGGTGGGCGGCTCGGCCGACCTGGCCCACTCCAACCTGACCCTGTGGAAGGGCAGCAAGTCGGTCAACAGCACCGACCCGGACGCCAACTACGTCTATTACGGCGTGCGCGAATTCGCGATGACCGCGATCAGCAACGGCCTGAACCTGCATGGCGGGTTCATCCCGTACGACGCGACCTTCCTGGTCTTCAGTGATTACGCGCGCAACGCGGTGCGCATGAGCGCGCTGATGGGCGCGCATGCGATCCACGTCTACACCCACGACTCGATCGGCCTCGGCGAGGACGGCCCGACCCACCAGCCGATCGAGCACCTGGCGAGCCTGCGCTACATCCCGCACAACGACGTCTGGCGCCCGTGCGACGCGGTCGAGTCGGCGGTGTCGTGGCGTGCCGCGATCCAGCGCAAGGACGGCCCGAGCTGCCTGGTGTTCTCGCGCCAGAACCTGGACCACCAGCCGCGCAGCGAGCAGCAGGTCGCCGACATCGCGCGCGGTGGTTACGTGTTGAAGGACTCGGCCGGTGCGCCGGAGACCATCCTGATCGCGACCGGCTCGGAAGTCGGCCTGGCGATGCAGGCCGCCGCGCAACTGGGCGACGGCGTGCGCGTGGTGTCGATGCCATCAACGGACGTGTTCGACCGCCAGGACGCGGCCTACCGCGAGTCGGTGCTGCCTAGGGCGTGCCGCCGCCGCGTCGCGATCGAGGCTGGCGTGTCCGGCTTCTGGGGCAAGTACGTGGGGCTGGATGGTGCGGTGATCGGGATCGACGGCTTTGGCGCGAGTGCGCCGGCCAGCCAGCTCTTCCCGCACTTCGGTTTCACCGTCGAGGCGGTGGTCGAGGCGGCGCGCGCACTCGGCCAGGCAAGCGCCGGTTGA
- a CDS encoding putative bifunctional diguanylate cyclase/phosphodiesterase: MTREDLLARLGQLLAERRADDGPLGVMLVRLQRLREFRIAHGFAASERMAAAVRELIGEVLRPGDELHQIDGGEFAVLLPRLRDRNHALLAGNRVLRIFQSPVRLGQREMPASTTIGVSVAPDHGDDAETLLRRAEIAHGVALRGQERCAMYADGTDTALIPYELLRDAITGNRLEVHLQPILQLDSGTLFGAESLARWHDPERGAIPPCEFIPLAEDTGLITELTRWSLHSSLRHIAQARRHAPDLGLSLNLSPRVFGQRDIVPQIMSSLEIWGVPPQAVTLEVTETALMEDPALSLRLLERLRWEGFHISIDDFGSGYSSLAYLKQFPATELKIDRAFVTDLQRDPRSQQLVQSIIDLGHHLRMGVLAEGVEDEPTLELLTRMGCDRAQGYFIQKPQPASDFISTLDRQVA, translated from the coding sequence GTGACGCGGGAAGACCTGCTCGCTCGACTGGGTCAACTGTTGGCGGAGCGCCGCGCGGACGATGGCCCACTCGGCGTGATGCTGGTGCGGCTGCAGCGCCTGCGCGAGTTCCGGATTGCCCACGGGTTTGCCGCCAGCGAACGCATGGCGGCCGCGGTCCGCGAACTGATCGGCGAGGTGCTGCGTCCCGGCGACGAGCTCCACCAGATCGACGGCGGCGAGTTCGCGGTGTTGCTGCCGCGCCTGCGCGATCGCAACCACGCGCTGCTTGCCGGCAACCGGGTGCTGCGGATCTTCCAGTCGCCGGTCCGGCTCGGCCAGCGCGAGATGCCGGCGTCGACGACCATCGGCGTCAGCGTCGCACCCGACCATGGCGACGATGCCGAAACCTTGCTGCGCCGGGCCGAAATCGCCCACGGTGTCGCGCTGCGCGGACAGGAGCGCTGCGCGATGTACGCCGACGGCACCGACACCGCCCTGATCCCGTACGAGCTGCTGCGCGACGCGATCACCGGCAACCGGCTCGAAGTCCACCTCCAACCGATCCTTCAACTGGACAGCGGCACGCTGTTCGGCGCCGAATCACTCGCCCGCTGGCACGACCCCGAGCGCGGGGCGATACCGCCCTGCGAGTTCATCCCTCTGGCTGAGGACACCGGGCTCATCACCGAGCTCACCCGGTGGAGCCTGCACTCGAGCCTGCGCCACATCGCCCAGGCCCGCCGCCACGCACCCGACCTGGGCCTGTCGCTCAACCTGTCGCCGCGCGTGTTCGGCCAGCGCGACATCGTCCCGCAGATCATGTCGTCGCTCGAGATCTGGGGCGTCCCGCCACAGGCGGTCACGCTGGAGGTCACCGAAACCGCGCTCATGGAAGACCCCGCGTTGAGCCTGCGGTTGCTGGAACGGCTCCGCTGGGAAGGCTTCCACATCTCGATCGACGACTTCGGCTCGGGGTATTCCTCGCTGGCGTACCTGAAGCAGTTCCCCGCGACCGAGCTGAAAATCGACCGGGCATTCGTCACCGACCTGCAGCGCGACCCGCGCTCGCAACAACTGGTGCAGTCGATCATCGACCTTGGCCACCACCTACGAATGGGCGTGCTTGCCGAAGGCGTCGAAGACGAGCCCACGCTGGAGCTGCTCACCCGCATGGGCTGCGACCGCGCGCAGGGCTACTTCATCCAGAAGCCGCAGCCGGCCAGCGACTTCATCAGCACGCTGGACCGGCAGGTTGCCTGA
- a CDS encoding HD-GYP domain-containing protein, with amino-acid sequence MKLQELKISPDQVQAGMYVCRLDRPWVEAPFPLQGFLVEAHDQVAWLRAHCGTVWIDVERGLAPPDAQVSRRPPPKLAGDELLGGKRYTDQVDFDAELPGAREAHATATRLAARILEDVEAGQKLAVADVRAAAEPIVRSVLRNADTLFWVNTLQQHSRYAYSHAINCCALAAAFGRHLGLPESLLVDLASGGLLLDVGKAKLPDALLSHDGPMDARAMGEVRTHVELASRILDESGDDHSAEVREMIRTHHERWNGSGYPRRLVGHQIPLSGRMAAIIDSFDAMTSVRPHAAPLARHQALQELYRERDRLYQGELVEQFTGCLGVYPTGSLVELSTGEVAVVMTQNPSRRLRPRVMLLTDADKRLRDEFSPLDLMRQTEGIPISQQVNITRPLPVGAHGLDPAELFL; translated from the coding sequence ATGAAGTTGCAGGAGCTGAAAATCAGTCCCGACCAGGTCCAGGCCGGCATGTACGTCTGCCGGCTCGACCGGCCGTGGGTGGAGGCGCCCTTTCCGCTACAGGGGTTCCTGGTGGAGGCGCACGACCAGGTCGCCTGGCTGCGCGCGCACTGCGGCACGGTGTGGATCGACGTGGAGCGCGGCCTGGCACCGCCGGATGCGCAGGTCTCGCGGCGCCCACCGCCGAAACTCGCCGGCGACGAGCTGCTCGGTGGCAAGCGCTACACGGACCAGGTCGACTTCGACGCCGAGCTTCCCGGTGCGCGTGAGGCGCACGCCACCGCCACCCGGCTGGCCGCCCGCATCCTGGAAGACGTGGAAGCCGGCCAGAAGTTGGCCGTCGCCGACGTCCGGGCGGCCGCCGAGCCGATCGTGCGGAGCGTGCTGCGCAATGCTGACACCCTGTTCTGGGTGAACACCCTGCAACAGCACAGTCGCTACGCCTACAGCCATGCGATCAACTGCTGCGCGCTTGCCGCGGCGTTCGGTCGCCACCTCGGCCTGCCCGAGTCGCTGCTGGTCGATCTCGCCAGTGGCGGACTGCTGCTCGACGTCGGCAAGGCAAAGCTGCCGGACGCGCTGCTGTCGCACGACGGGCCGATGGATGCCCGGGCGATGGGCGAGGTCCGGACCCATGTCGAGCTCGCCAGCCGGATTCTCGACGAGAGCGGCGACGACCATTCCGCCGAGGTCCGGGAAATGATCCGGACGCACCATGAGCGCTGGAACGGGTCGGGCTACCCGCGGCGGCTGGTCGGCCACCAGATCCCGTTGTCGGGCCGGATGGCGGCGATCATCGACAGCTTCGACGCGATGACCAGCGTGCGTCCGCACGCCGCGCCGCTGGCGCGGCACCAGGCGCTGCAGGAGCTGTACCGTGAACGCGACCGGCTGTACCAGGGAGAGCTGGTCGAACAGTTCACCGGCTGCCTCGGCGTCTACCCGACCGGTTCGCTGGTGGAACTCAGCACCGGCGAGGTCGCCGTGGTGATGACCCAGAACCCGAGCCGTCGCCTGCGGCCGCGGGTGATGCTGCTGACCGACGCGGACAAGCGCCTGCGCGACGAGTTCAGCCCACTGGACCTGATGCGGCAGACCGAGGGCATCCCGATCTCCCAGCAGGTCAACATCACCCGCCCGCTGCCGGTCGGCGCGCACGGGCTCGACCCGGCCGAGCTGTTCCTGTGA
- a CDS encoding GGDEF domain-containing protein — protein sequence MTSFPAPAHAVQDPGEPAGPRVLLVENSRAYANMLAAELRDRLQLEVVAVSSLAAAREALQAGPPFFLALTGLVLPDADPSRIARLLVGHGLPIVVVTGVYDEATREQMAELPIIDYVLKEAPDTIDYLVWLVRRVLSNRGITALVVEPPGPARAETSALLALYGFRVRELGSGTDGLEALATDSTIRLVVVEHDLPDMDGVEFTRRARQNRPRDILSIVGSATGGGAPRIARFLKHGANDFIGKPFSREEFMCRISQNVDNLELIGTLQDLATRDYLTGLANRRHFFDAGRRALASSRDEPVSMAMIDIDHFKHINDSHGHDAGDAALVAVANLIGAHAREGDVVARFGGEEFCVLARGLDEEEAVAYFQALCGSIAALEIPFRQRVLSLTVSIGICHRAGRDLYALLSEADRQLYLAKAAGRNRVALQSHVPA from the coding sequence ATGACGTCGTTCCCCGCCCCAGCACACGCGGTACAGGACCCGGGCGAACCTGCCGGCCCGCGGGTGCTGCTGGTCGAGAACTCGCGCGCCTACGCCAACATGCTTGCGGCCGAACTGCGCGACCGCCTGCAACTGGAGGTCGTGGCGGTGTCCTCGCTGGCGGCCGCACGCGAGGCCCTGCAGGCCGGACCACCGTTTTTCCTGGCGCTGACCGGGCTGGTACTGCCCGACGCGGACCCGTCACGGATCGCCCGGCTGCTGGTGGGACACGGACTGCCGATCGTGGTGGTCACCGGCGTGTACGACGAAGCGACCCGGGAGCAGATGGCTGAGCTGCCGATCATCGATTACGTGCTCAAGGAAGCGCCCGACACCATCGACTACCTGGTGTGGCTGGTACGGCGCGTGCTCAGCAACCGCGGGATCACCGCGCTGGTGGTCGAGCCGCCCGGGCCGGCGCGGGCGGAGACCAGCGCGCTGCTGGCGCTCTACGGCTTCCGCGTGCGCGAACTGGGAAGCGGCACCGACGGCCTGGAGGCGCTTGCAACCGATTCAACGATCCGGCTGGTGGTGGTCGAACATGACCTCCCCGACATGGACGGGGTGGAGTTCACCCGCCGTGCCCGGCAGAACCGGCCGCGCGACATCCTGTCGATCGTCGGCTCGGCCACCGGCGGCGGGGCGCCGCGCATCGCACGCTTCCTCAAGCACGGCGCCAACGACTTCATCGGCAAACCCTTCTCGCGCGAGGAGTTCATGTGCCGCATCTCGCAGAACGTCGACAACCTCGAGCTGATCGGCACGCTGCAGGACCTGGCCACCCGCGACTACCTCACCGGTCTGGCCAACCGACGCCACTTCTTCGATGCCGGTCGCCGCGCCCTGGCGTCCTCCCGGGACGAGCCGGTCTCGATGGCGATGATCGATATCGACCACTTCAAGCACATCAACGACAGCCACGGCCATGACGCCGGTGACGCCGCGCTGGTGGCGGTGGCCAACCTGATCGGCGCGCACGCGCGTGAGGGCGACGTGGTCGCCCGCTTCGGCGGCGAAGAGTTCTGCGTGTTGGCGCGTGGGCTGGACGAAGAGGAAGCGGTGGCGTACTTCCAGGCGCTGTGCGGAAGCATCGCCGCGCTCGAGATCCCGTTCCGGCAGCGCGTGCTCTCGCTCACGGTCAGCATCGGCATCTGCCACAGGGCCGGGCGCGACCTGTACGCGCTGCTGTCGGAGGCCGACCGCCAGCTTTACCTGGCCAAGGCCGCCGGGCGCAACCGCGTCGCCCTTCAGTCGCACGTGCCGGCATGA
- a CDS encoding BlaI/MecI/CopY family transcriptional regulator has protein sequence MQISEAESIVMDVLWSRHPLAADDVVAALAEARDWQEPTIKTLLNRLLRKGAIAAEKDGRRYLYTPVLRREEWLLDESEGLLDRLFGGRVAPLVAHFSQHRKLSHSDVAELRRLLEEIDDGSR, from the coding sequence ATGCAGATCAGCGAAGCCGAATCGATCGTCATGGACGTCCTGTGGTCGCGCCATCCGTTGGCTGCCGACGACGTGGTCGCCGCGCTGGCAGAGGCGCGTGACTGGCAGGAACCGACCATCAAGACCCTGCTCAACCGGCTGTTGCGCAAGGGCGCGATCGCCGCTGAAAAGGACGGACGCCGCTATCTCTACACGCCGGTGCTGCGGCGCGAAGAGTGGCTGCTGGACGAGAGCGAAGGCCTGCTGGACCGGTTGTTTGGCGGACGCGTGGCGCCGCTGGTCGCGCATTTCAGCCAGCACCGCAAGCTCAGCCACTCCGATGTCGCCGAGCTGCGGCGCCTGCTAGAGGAGATCGACGATGGTTCCCGCTGA
- a CDS encoding TonB family protein, which produces MVPADLLQVLVELAVAGAVATALVLLLRTPLRRSFGAGVGYATWALVPVALLAVLLPAAPAPAPVVSMVLAIGNAVPQALASGATPPDGHAAAWLLLWGTGAAVAGGVFALQQRRFHRAIGQVRPRADGLLQAGGRCGLPATVGLLPPRVVVPAGFDHDYTDEQRVLMVAHERCHVRHGDPLANAAFVAARCVFWFNPLLHLAAGQFRHDQELACDQRVIACHPHARRAYGEAMFKAQLAAIPLPLGCHWGYGHPLKERIAMLRQPVPTFTRRLAGAAAVVALTLVTGYSAWSAQPASQQPVLVVSPDGVLPVPPPAPPVPPAPNAPPAPPAPAAPTMALAPPPPPAPNAAPPPPPPPMSPLPPPANRMPPPRYPKSAVEQGIDGTVVLIVSIDERGQPLDVVVEKSEPAGVFDQAAMDAAMQWRFTPEMKGGRNVPGRVRVPIRFEADGKAPAAQG; this is translated from the coding sequence ATGGTTCCCGCTGACCTGCTGCAGGTGCTGGTGGAACTGGCGGTGGCCGGCGCGGTCGCCACCGCACTGGTGCTGCTGTTGCGGACACCGCTACGGCGATCGTTCGGCGCCGGGGTGGGTTATGCGACGTGGGCGCTGGTACCGGTTGCCCTGCTGGCGGTGCTGCTGCCGGCGGCGCCGGCACCCGCGCCGGTGGTCTCGATGGTGCTGGCGATCGGCAACGCGGTGCCGCAGGCGCTTGCATCCGGTGCCACGCCCCCCGACGGGCACGCGGCGGCCTGGCTGTTGCTGTGGGGCACTGGCGCAGCGGTTGCCGGCGGCGTGTTCGCCCTGCAGCAGCGCCGCTTCCACCGCGCGATCGGGCAGGTCCGGCCACGTGCCGACGGGCTGTTGCAGGCCGGGGGCCGGTGCGGCCTGCCGGCGACGGTGGGGCTGCTGCCGCCCCGCGTCGTCGTGCCGGCGGGGTTTGACCACGACTACACCGACGAGCAGCGGGTCCTGATGGTGGCGCACGAACGCTGCCACGTCCGCCATGGCGACCCGCTGGCCAATGCCGCCTTCGTCGCGGCGCGCTGCGTGTTCTGGTTCAACCCGCTGCTTCACCTGGCGGCCGGGCAGTTCCGCCACGACCAGGAACTGGCCTGCGACCAGCGCGTGATCGCGTGCCACCCGCATGCTCGCCGCGCCTACGGCGAGGCGATGTTCAAGGCGCAGTTGGCAGCCATCCCGCTGCCGCTGGGCTGCCACTGGGGCTACGGCCACCCACTCAAGGAGAGAATCGCGATGCTCAGGCAACCTGTTCCCACGTTCACCCGCCGGCTCGCTGGCGCCGCCGCAGTGGTGGCATTGACACTGGTCACCGGTTACAGCGCATGGTCGGCCCAGCCGGCCAGCCAGCAACCCGTGCTGGTCGTTTCGCCGGACGGGGTGCTGCCGGTGCCCCCGCCCGCCCCGCCGGTTCCGCCTGCGCCCAATGCACCGCCAGCACCGCCAGCCCCGGCCGCACCGACGATGGCACTGGCGCCTCCGCCGCCACCAGCGCCTAACGCGGCGCCGCCGCCCCCGCCGCCGCCGATGTCACCACTTCCGCCACCGGCCAACCGCATGCCGCCGCCGCGCTATCCCAAGAGCGCGGTCGAGCAGGGCATCGACGGCACCGTGGTGCTGATCGTTTCCATCGACGAGCGCGGGCAGCCGCTGGATGTCGTGGTCGAGAAGTCCGAGCCGGCTGGCGTGTTCGACCAGGCCGCCATGGACGCCGCGATGCAATGGCGCTTCACACCCGAGATGAAGGGCGGCAGGAACGTGCCGGGTCGCGTTCGCGTTCCGATCCGGTTCGAAGCCGACGGGAAGGCGCCGGCGGCACAAGGCTGA
- a CDS encoding S1/P1 nuclease produces MADTRSFARRFRASLIGLLVVPSLAAAWGPQGHRLVAALAWDELDPQVREQITALLEGETDPTLPGIANWADDLRGNDPDLGRRSARWHYVNIAGDGCAYDAATACAGGDCVVEAIRTQAAILGDRDQPLEARRQALKFVVHFVGDVHQPMHAGHGHDKGGNDLQVRMPDGTPGGKGSNLHRLWDSGLLNTAGLDDATYLAQLRALPLAVPVGTDAAAWAEASCDIVVRPGLYPVAGALIDDRYVSAWRPVAEAQLRRGGANLAALLNGTLGG; encoded by the coding sequence ATGGCTGATACCCGCTCCTTTGCCCGCCGCTTCCGCGCCTCCCTGATCGGCCTGTTGGTGGTGCCGTCGCTTGCGGCGGCCTGGGGGCCACAGGGCCACCGGCTGGTGGCCGCGCTGGCGTGGGACGAGCTTGACCCGCAGGTGCGCGAGCAGATCACCGCGCTGCTGGAAGGCGAAACCGACCCCACCCTGCCCGGCATCGCCAACTGGGCCGATGATCTGCGAGGCAACGATCCCGACCTCGGCCGGCGCAGCGCGCGGTGGCACTACGTCAACATCGCCGGCGACGGTTGCGCCTACGATGCCGCTACCGCATGTGCCGGTGGCGATTGCGTGGTGGAGGCGATCCGCACGCAGGCGGCGATCCTTGGCGATCGCGACCAGCCCCTCGAGGCGCGTCGGCAGGCGCTCAAGTTCGTCGTGCACTTCGTCGGCGACGTGCACCAGCCGATGCACGCCGGCCACGGCCACGACAAGGGCGGCAACGACCTCCAGGTCCGCATGCCCGACGGCACCCCCGGCGGCAAGGGCAGCAACCTCCATCGTTTGTGGGACAGCGGCCTGCTCAACACCGCCGGCCTGGACGATGCCACTTACCTGGCGCAGCTGCGCGCGTTGCCGCTGGCAGTACCGGTCGGCACCGATGCCGCGGCCTGGGCCGAGGCGTCGTGCGACATCGTGGTGCGCCCCGGCCTGTACCCCGTGGCCGGTGCGCTGATCGACGATCGCTACGTGAGCGCCTGGCGCCCGGTGGCCGAAGCCCAGTTGCGCCGCGGTGGAGCCAACCTCGCGGCGCTGCTGAACGGCACGCTCGGCGGCTGA
- the gap gene encoding type I glyceraldehyde-3-phosphate dehydrogenase — MAIKVGINGFGRIGRNVFRSAVQNFGNDIEIVGINDLLEPEYLAYMLKYDSVHGRFDAEVSTDGNDLVVNGRRIRLTQERDPANLKWGEIGAEVVIESTGLFLTKETAQKHIDAGAKKVIMSAPSKDDTPMFVFGVNDDKYAGEAIISNASCTTNCLAPVAKVLHDKWGIKRGLMTTVHAATATQKTVDGPSNKDWRGGRGILENIIPSSTGAAKAVGKVIPELNKKLTGMSFRVPTSDVSVVDLTVELEKPATYEEICAEMKAQSEGALKGVLGYTEDKVVATDFRGETRTSVFDAEAGIALDDSFVKLVSWYDNEWGYSNKCLEMAKVIAAK, encoded by the coding sequence ATGGCGATCAAGGTTGGCATCAATGGTTTCGGCCGCATCGGACGCAACGTGTTCCGTTCGGCCGTGCAGAACTTCGGCAACGACATCGAGATCGTCGGCATCAACGACCTGCTCGAGCCGGAGTACCTGGCCTACATGCTGAAGTACGACTCGGTGCACGGCCGCTTCGATGCCGAGGTGTCCACCGATGGCAACGACCTGGTCGTCAATGGCCGCAGGATCCGCCTGACCCAGGAACGCGACCCGGCCAACCTGAAGTGGGGCGAGATCGGCGCCGAGGTCGTGATCGAGTCGACCGGCCTGTTCCTGACCAAGGAAACCGCGCAGAAGCACATCGACGCGGGTGCGAAGAAGGTGATCATGTCGGCGCCGTCCAAGGACGACACCCCGATGTTCGTGTTCGGCGTTAACGACGACAAGTACGCCGGCGAGGCGATCATCTCCAACGCCAGTTGCACCACCAACTGCCTGGCGCCGGTGGCCAAGGTGCTCCACGACAAGTGGGGCATCAAGCGTGGCCTGATGACCACCGTGCACGCCGCCACCGCGACCCAGAAGACCGTCGATGGCCCGTCCAACAAGGACTGGCGCGGCGGCCGCGGCATCCTGGAGAACATCATCCCGTCCAGCACCGGTGCGGCCAAGGCCGTTGGCAAGGTCATCCCCGAGCTCAACAAGAAGCTGACCGGCATGAGCTTCCGCGTGCCGACCAGCGACGTCTCGGTGGTCGACCTGACGGTCGAGCTCGAGAAGCCGGCGACCTACGAGGAGATCTGCGCGGAGATGAAGGCGCAGTCCGAGGGCGCGCTGAAGGGCGTGCTGGGCTACACCGAGGACAAGGTGGTCGCCACCGATTTCCGCGGCGAGACCCGCACGTCGGTGTTCGATGCCGAGGCAGGCATCGCGCTCGACGACAGCTTCGTCAAGTTGGTCAGCTGGTACGACAACGAGTGGGGCTACTCCAACAAGTGCCTGGAGATGGCCAAGGTGATCGCGGCGAAGTAA
- a CDS encoding ribonucleotide-diphosphate reductase subunit beta: MSTHLLDPGFDLTLRPMRYPRFYDMYRDAIRNTWTVEEVDFSLDVNDLRDKLGPAERHLVERLVAFFATGDSIVANNLVLNLYQHINAPEARMYLSRQLYEEALHVQFYLTLLDTYLPDPVERARAFDAVENIPSIRAKAEFCFRWIDSIQGLTRIETREARRQFLLNLVCFACCIEGLFFFAAFAYVYYLRSRGLLHGLASGTNWVFRDESCHMAFAFEVIDTVRKEEPGLFDSTFQEDVVRMLGEAVDCEMRFAEDVLSGGVAGLSLKDMRQYLEYCADQRLGQLGLPRHFGATNPFGFMDLQDVQEVTNFFERRVSAYQVGVSGEVEFDAAF, from the coding sequence ATGTCCACCCACCTGCTCGACCCCGGCTTCGACCTCACCCTGCGGCCCATGCGCTACCCGCGCTTCTACGACATGTACCGCGACGCGATCCGCAACACGTGGACGGTCGAAGAAGTCGACTTCTCGCTCGACGTCAACGACCTGCGCGACAAGCTCGGCCCGGCGGAGCGGCACCTGGTCGAACGGCTGGTGGCATTCTTCGCCACCGGCGACTCGATCGTCGCCAACAACCTGGTGCTCAACCTCTACCAGCACATCAACGCTCCCGAGGCGCGCATGTACCTGTCGCGTCAGCTGTACGAGGAAGCCTTGCACGTGCAGTTCTACCTGACCCTGCTCGACACCTACCTGCCGGATCCAGTAGAGCGCGCGAGGGCCTTCGACGCGGTCGAGAACATCCCGTCCATCCGCGCCAAGGCGGAGTTCTGCTTCAGGTGGATCGATTCCATCCAGGGCCTCACGCGCATCGAGACCCGTGAGGCACGCCGCCAGTTCCTGCTCAACCTGGTCTGCTTCGCCTGCTGCATCGAAGGGCTGTTCTTCTTCGCCGCGTTCGCCTACGTCTATTACCTGCGCTCGCGTGGGCTGCTGCATGGCCTGGCGTCGGGCACCAACTGGGTGTTCCGCGACGAGAGCTGCCACATGGCCTTTGCGTTCGAAGTGATCGACACCGTTCGCAAGGAAGAACCGGGCCTGTTCGACAGCACGTTCCAGGAAGACGTCGTGCGCATGCTCGGCGAAGCGGTCGACTGCGAAATGCGCTTTGCCGAGGACGTGCTGTCCGGGGGCGTTGCCGGATTGTCGCTCAAGGACATGCGCCAGTACCTGGAGTACTGCGCCGACCAGCGCCTGGGCCAGCTTGGATTGCCGCGGCATTTCGGCGCGACCAACCCGTTCGGCTTCATGGACCTGCAGGACGTGCAGGAGGTGACCAACTTCTTCGAGCGTCGGGTGTCGGCCTACCAGGTGGGCGTGTCGGGTGAGGTCGAGTTCGACGCGGCCTTCTGA